AAGCCCATGGAAAAAGGGTTCTTCAGTTTTTCACTGTCCATTCCTTTTCCGTTATCGGATATTTTCAGAATCAAAAGCCCCCCTCCATCTCCCCCCGAAGGGGGGAGGGCTTGATGTTGTATTTCTATTTTCACTTCGCTTGCCTGCGCATGCTTGGCAATGTTGGTGAGCGCTTCCTGGCAGACGCGGAAAAAACAAGTGGATAAATTTTTTTCATACTGCTGTTCTTTCGCGTGCAGGAGGAGCGATGGTTTTATTCCTGTTTTCTTTCCGAACTCGCTCACGAGCCACTGAATAGAGGGAATTAATCCCAGCGTATCAAGAATTCCCGGGCGCAGTTCGGTGGCGATGCGCCTGAGCGATTGGGCGGTGAGGTCGGCATCTTTGAGAAGGTCGTTAATTTTTTCTTCGAGGTTGTTTTCGGGCGTGCTGAATTTTTTGAGCGATGACAAGCCGATTTTTATTCCCACCACCTGCTGTCCGAGTTCATCGTGAATTTCGCGGGCAATGCGTGCGCGCTCTTCTTCCTGCGCGGTTTGAAGATGCTCGGCAAAACTGCGCAACTGAACTTCTGATTTTGCCAGTTCTGCGGTGCGGTCAATCACTTTTTTCTCTAACTCGGCATTCATCCTGATAATTTGCTCTTCGGCTTTTTTTCGTTCATCCACATCTACCATTACCGAGAGAAAACAATCTTTGCCGTTGATATTCACCTTGTGCACAGAAGCGGACACCCATCGGTGTTCTCCGCTTTTTCTTCGCGCTTGGATTAATGCGTCTTTTACAAGACCGGTTTTATTAACGGCTTTTATTATTTCTTCCCGCTGCCGCGGATTTGGAATGAGGTTAAGTTCCAGCGATGTTTTGCCGATGAGTTCTTCTTTTTTAAATCCGCAGAACTCCGCAAAGGCATCATTGACTTTAATATATTTTCCCGTGGCTGCATCGGCAATGGCTTTGAGAACGGGGCTTTTGTAAAAAACGCTGGAGAAAAGATTGCTGCTGTCTTCCAGACGGAAAGTTGTCATCTTAAATTCTTCCTCGTATTTTTTCTTCTCTGTAATATCCGTGCCGATTCCGAGCAAACATTTTTTTCCGTTTAAGTTCAGCACACTCACCGATGCGTTTATCCATTTTATTTCTCCCTTCTTTGTTTTTTCCATAACTTCTCTGTCATGCAAAATGCCTTTTTTAGTTACCAGCCGCAAAATATCATCGTGGTCTTGCTTATGAAGCATGATGTTGAGCCGCAGGAGGGTTTTGCCTATGAGTTCTTCTTTTTCATAGCCGTAAAACTTTATGAACTGCTCGTTCACCTCTATGATTTTTCCTGATGCCGCTTCGGTGAGCACCATCATGAGCGGACTTTTATAAAAAAGTGTGGAATAAAGATTGCGGCTGGCTTCGGTTTTTTCTATATCGGGATGGAGTTCCATGATTGCGTTCTATTTATCCCTACTAAATACTAATTCATTACCAATATACCAATCAAAACAGGCAACAATTAGTATATTGGTACAGATTGGTATTTGGTAGAAGTAAATATTTTTCTATGCGTTCAGCCATTTGACGGATGCTTCTTTGGTGTTCAAGAGTTTTACTTTATGGCTCATGCCCGATGCGAGAATGATGATGCGGGCGAGTATGGTATGAAAAACACTGGTGCCGAAGAGCGCCACCTTATCATAGTCGAGCAGTTTGAGGGCATTGCCAGCGGCTTTGCGCACGTTGGTAATGCGGAGGGCTTCGGCTGAATTGAACTGCGGCAGGGTGTGGTCGGAAAGAATGACGGAGGGAGAAAAATACTTGAGCGCGTTCTGAAAATCAATTTTGCTGTCCACCACTTTTATTTCGCAAGGCAGGTTGGCACGCTGCAGTGTGCGCTTTACCAAATCGGCATCGGAGGGGTTGTCTTCGAGGTGGAGGATTTTGATTAAGGCAGGCATTGGGTATTAGTCCTTATTTTTTATCTTTACAAAAAAGATTAAACATGCGCGCATTTATTGTAAAAACCGAGAGCGAGGCGGCAGCAAAACTATTGCTTGCTTTTTTAAAAACCGTTCGCCTGGTAAAATCCATTACCCCGGTTGCCGATGAAACTAAAACCGGAGTTGTAAATGAACCGGCAGAAGAATACAACTGGATTAATCCTGACCGCCCCGCCACGGAGGAGGAGATTGAAAAGATGCTGGAGGAATGTGAAGCCGAAGAAGGCATTCCTGCCAAAGAAGCGCGGGAAAAAACTTTAAAAGAATTGCGGGAATGGGAAACCACTCGGAAGAGATAATTTATAAACCCAGGGCGAACCGGAGCATAAAGGCAATTTCCAAATATATCAGGGATAAAGGTTATCCTGATACTTCTGAAAAATATGCCGCCCGCCTTTATGATTTCGGTGACTCGCTCGCCAACTTTCCCGAAAAATATCCCGTATGCCGTTTCAAAAAACTTGCTGACCGAAACCTGCGCTGCGCGGTGTTTGAACAGAACTATATTTTTATTTACAAAACAATTCATCACCGGTTGGTTATTTACAATGTGGTTCACGGCAGGGCAATCAGGTATTGATTTTTTTTAGGATGCTGTACAACTGCCCTTCGGGAATTTTATGCTTGAGAATTATTTTGGTTCGAACGAGCCCGCTGTAATAATCATCTATGATTTTTTCTTCCTGCGCGGGGGTGAGGTTTTTCCATTTGGTTTTTCGTTTCATAGTATATACAAATAGCGTTGACGAATGCGCATAGGCGAATATCATTTTATCACAATCATCTTTTTGCTCATGATTCCTTTCTCTGTATTTACTCTCATAAAATAAATTCCTTCGGGCTCTGCCGAAAGGTCTATTGTGCAGGGGGAAGATGTCATGCTGTTTTTTCCGTATATCCTTCCGCCCAGCACATTATAGACCTCAATGCTTTTTATTGCTACGCTGCTTTGAAGTGTGAAAATGCCGGAAGAGGGGTTGGGGGAAATAGAAATACTGTTTGCAAAATCTATTTCATTAATACCGCTTGAGGAGCTAACAGTAACCGTTGATGTTTCTGCGCAACCAGACGAATCGGTAATAGTTATAATATAAGACCCTGGCTGCAAATTAGAAGCTGTTTGAGTGCTTTGCCCACTGCTCCATGAGTAAGTGTAAGGCGGATTGCCTCCGCTTGCTGTTGCGGTGGCAGAGCCATTGCTGCATGTGGTGCAGGAAGCATTGGCAACAGTAACGCTAAGCAAAGGCAATGGAAGTACGCATATATTTTTTATTGCCGTGTCAGTGCACCCGTAATTATTGGAAACAACAAGCGTTACGGTGTAAGTTCCCGGAGCATTGTAAGTATGTGCTGGACTTTGCTGCGTAGAAAAATTTCCATCTCCGAAATCCCAATGCCATATTACGACACCAGTGGATAGGTCGGTGAATGGAGTGAGGTTATTGAAGCACACACAAGGTGCATTAAAATTAGCAATAGGTAATGGGTTCACCGTAACAGCAATACTTGCTGTTGCAACACAAGTGCCCGTTGTTGCAGTTACAGAATATGTTGTATTTGCAGTAGGCGAAATTATAATTGATGTTGTTGTTTGCCCTGTGCTCCATGAATAAGTTGCACCGCCCGAAGCAATAAGCGTATCGGTTTGCCCTTTACACATAGTTGTATTTCCGGCAATGGATGCCGTGCATTGTGCGTTTGCCTCGAAGAGGTGGAAACCTACATTCCCGCAAACTGCAATTGATACAAGAAGTGCGTAAAAAATTTTCATTGTTTTTATTTTTTGTCCCGCACATAAATTTTATGGGCGGGACAGGTTAAATATTATTCTGCAATTACAAATTTATCCGAAGATATTAAATCTTCGCCTTGCATGTAGCGGTAATAATATATTCCGCTTTTCATGTCGACTCGATTTATTTGAATTTCATTTGTATTGATGTTATCAATCCGTTTCACTTCCCTACCGAACATATCATACACTATGAACGAAGAATTGTAGTAAATGGTTTCATCTGGCAATTTAAAGATGGCTGTTTGGTTGAAAGGATTGGGATATAATCCTTCAGGCTCCCAGCAGCAATGCTTTAAAAGTGATTTTGTTTTTCATTTGAATTGAGATTAAAGTTAAATATTATTTTTGTTTGCCACGCTTTTGGGGATTACCAACCCGTGGTTTGGTTTTGTTTCTGGTTATAGGTTTCATTTTTTTCTTCCTTATTATATAATGATTGCGCTCTTCACCTCGCTGGGCGGGCTCATTTGTCCGCGCTGGGTTTTATATTTCACATAGTAAAAAACTTTTTTGCCTTCATCGGTATCGGCATGGGTGGCGCGGAAGAGGAAATGCCCAGTGCTGCCAATGTGGGTGAAACTGCTCAGCGGAGGCGCTGCTGCCTGCAGGGGCGGCTGGCCGGCTCCGCCACCGGGTGCGGGCGGAGGAGGCGGAACCGGATTTTGCACTATGAATTCATATACTTCTACCGAAATAACTCCTTCGGGCTTTGCATGGCTATGCGGAGTGTCGGGGTTTGTAAAACGGAGGGTGGTTACGAGATGTTCGTTTTTATCTACGCTGAGCCCGGGCGCTTTTTCAGGCGCGTGGGTGGGCGTGGGGTTGGCATCGTGGGCTCCTGTTTTGCGGTGCAGGGTTTCGCGGTCGGCAGCGTTCCATTTGGTTTTGGGAATGTCGTTGTAAATGAGCATGAGTTGGTCTTTCATTTTTTTTTCCAGCCCGGTTTCAGGGTCGCGTATCAGGTCTTTTACGGCAGTGGTGCGCGTTACTTTTTTGTTGTTGTAAAGCGTCCAGGTATCCTGCCAGTTCACGGGCGTGTTGGGCGTGGGCGTGGTGGCATCAAAGAGCGTGTTCAGGTTGGTAATGTTTGCCGCATCAATCACAAGGCGGGCTGCATTGGCGCTCAGGTAAGGAACTACTAATTCAAAATAGGAGTTGAGTTCCTCGAGGGTGGTTGGAAAATTTGAATTGTTCATTGTTTGTTTAAGGGTTTAGAATTGAGTAGTGGGTAGTGGGTAGTGAGTAGTGAAAATTGAGAATTAAGCAAAAAATTAGGTTTTACTGATTTATCGTATACGCTAAACTTGCTGGCGTATACGCTAAACTCGCTGGCGTATACGCTAAACTTGCTGGCGTATACGCTAAACTTGCTGGCGTATACGCTAAACTTGCTGGCGTATACGCTAAACTTGCTGGCGTACACGCTAAATCTGCTGTAGTTTACTATAAATGCGGCATAGCGTACTATGGCTTTTCCATAGTACGCTATCGCTTCGCAAGAGTGCAAATGCTTGTTCATTGTTTTTTTACTGCTTCTTTTTTACTCTCCCGCAGGGCTGTTTCCTTCGGTGTTTTCTTATTTGTCATTCTATTTTCTATCATCCCGGGCAAATGCCGTTTGCATCCACATGCCCCACAATAACTCCATCGGTAACATACACGGTAGCCGTGCCGCAGTTTTCAATGCCGGCATTGCTGTTGCAGGTGCCCGGAATATCGCTCACCCAAAACACACTGTGATGGTGCGAGCAGTTTTGCAGATACGAAGTGATTTGCGCGTTGCTCACCCCGCATTGTTTCAGTTCCGAAGCGTTGCCGGCAGAAACTTTTTTGGTTACCGGCTTCACCGCTTTTCCTGCGCTGATGGCAAACAAGCCGAGCGCGAGCGTGAAGAGAAGTCCCGATTTTATCGGGATGCTGAGCCAAATTGTTTTTTTCATTGTGGTTTGGTTTTAGTAACTCACCCCGACTTCGTCACCCCTCTCTTTTTGAAAGAGAGGGGAAGGGGAGAGTTTGTTTATGTTTATTTGTTTTTCATTTTCAT
The sequence above is drawn from the Bacteroidota bacterium genome and encodes:
- a CDS encoding PAS domain S-box protein, which codes for MELHPDIEKTEASRNLYSTLFYKSPLMMVLTEAASGKIIEVNEQFIKFYGYEKEELIGKTLLRLNIMLHKQDHDDILRLVTKKGILHDREVMEKTKKGEIKWINASVSVLNLNGKKCLLGIGTDITEKKKYEEEFKMTTFRLEDSSNLFSSVFYKSPVLKAIADAATGKYIKVNDAFAEFCGFKKEELIGKTSLELNLIPNPRQREEIIKAVNKTGLVKDALIQARRKSGEHRWVSASVHKVNINGKDCFLSVMVDVDERKKAEEQIIRMNAELEKKVIDRTAELAKSEVQLRSFAEHLQTAQEEERARIAREIHDELGQQVVGIKIGLSSLKKFSTPENNLEEKINDLLKDADLTAQSLRRIATELRPGILDTLGLIPSIQWLVSEFGKKTGIKPSLLLHAKEQQYEKNLSTCFFRVCQEALTNIAKHAQASEVKIEIQHQALPPSGGDGGGLLILKISDNGKGMDSEKLKNPFSMGLLGMRERANIAGASLEIKSEQGKGTTVTLTARI
- a CDS encoding type II toxin-antitoxin system RelE/ParE family toxin — protein: MGNHSEEIIYKPRANRSIKAISKYIRDKGYPDTSEKYAARLYDFGDSLANFPEKYPVCRFKKLADRNLRCAVFEQNYIFIYKTIHHRLVIYNVVHGRAIRY
- a CDS encoding T9SS type A sorting domain-containing protein, which produces MKIFYALLVSIAVCGNVGFHLFEANAQCTASIAGNTTMCKGQTDTLIASGGATYSWSTGQTTTSIIISPTANTTYSVTATTGTCVATASIAVTVNPLPIANFNAPCVCFNNLTPFTDLSTGVVIWHWDFGDGNFSTQQSPAHTYNAPGTYTVTLVVSNNYGCTDTAIKNICVLPLPLLSVTVANASCTTCSNGSATATASGGNPPYTYSWSSGQSTQTASNLQPGSYIITITDSSGCAETSTVTVSSSSGINEIDFANSISISPNPSSGIFTLQSSVAIKSIEVYNVLGGRIYGKNSMTSSPCTIDLSAEPEGIYFMRVNTEKGIMSKKMIVIK
- a CDS encoding T9SS type A sorting domain-containing protein, which encodes MPDETIYYNSSFIVYDMFGREVKRIDNINTNEIQINRVDMKSGIYYYRYMQGEDLISSDKFVIAE